A single genomic interval of Vidua chalybeata isolate OUT-0048 chromosome 37, bVidCha1 merged haplotype, whole genome shotgun sequence harbors:
- the LOC128802316 gene encoding serine/threonine-protein kinase pim-1-like isoform X1: MATPWNLMEQRIHGDTAEPQLQQKQRQQRLQQKKKRLCRVPLALPLPLPLSRTFSRSPFPAVPSSPSLSLPLPGRAMPPTRPRPRAGLPRPRPRPRPHPRPRPRPRPRPRPRPSRRGLAPARLWPCWRWRCWAGISAWGWGGIASLWLRLARARPRPRRGLQSRPRPRLLPGPAEDTGGAAAAAASAAASPARAPPLGSAAAGPEPPLSRCQQRTPGDGRPGALRGRSGAAPGPGPSADSRVPPAGKAQEALQERYRLGSLLGSGGFGSVFAATRLSDGAPVAIKRVPRDRIRHWGELPDGTSAPLEVVLLDKVASGFPGVVQLLEWLELPNDIVMVLERPERSQDLHHFIRARGFLSEEEARGLFRQVLEAVQHCTSCGVLHRDIKPENILVDLATGQAQLIDFGCGTYLQDTAYTHFAGTRSYSPPEWTHAGWYYGKPATIWSLGILLHQMVCGEHPFRRGRNISWDHQLSLPQRLSPECQDVIRRCLSMLDMERPSLEELFCDPWMQDIHLP, encoded by the exons ATGGCGACaccatggaacctcatggaacaGAGGATCCATGGTgacacagcagagccacagttgcagcagaagcagcggcagcagcggctgcagcagaaaaagaagcGACTTTGTCGAGTCCCTCTtgctcttcctctccctctcccgcTGTCCCGCACCTTCTCCCGCTCTCCCtttcccgctgtcccctcctctcccagtctctctctccccctgccGGGCCGAGCCATGCCCCCGacccgcccccggccccgggcggggctgccccgtccccggccccgtccccgtccccatccccgtccccgtccccgtccccgtccccgtccccgtccccggcCGTCCCGCCGCGGTCTCGCCCCCGCCCGGCTCTGGCCGTGCTGGCGCTGGCGCTGCTGGGCGGGCatcagtgcctggggctggggcggcATCGCCTCCCTTTGGCTCCGCCTGGcccgagcccggccccggccccgacGTGGGCTCCagtcccggccccggccccggctcctccCGGGCCCCGCGGAGGACACAggcggcgcggccgctgccgccgcctccgctGCGGCTTCCCCGGCCCGAGCTCCGCCGctcggcagcgcggccgccggccccgagccgccgcTGTCCCGTTGCCAGCAGAGAACGCCTGGGGATGGCCGGCCCGGGGCGCTCAGGGGGCGCTCGGGGGCCGCTCCTGGCCCCGGGCCGAGCGCTGACAGCCGCGTCCCGCCCGCAGGGAAGGCGCAGGAGGCCCTGCAGGAGCGGTACCGGCTGGGTTCGCTGCTGGGCAGCGGCGGCTTCGGCAGCGTCTTCGCGGCCACGCGGCTCTCGGACGGCGCCCCG GTGGCCATCAAAAGGGTGCCGCGGGATCGCATCCGGCACTGGGGCGAGCTG CCCGACGGCACCAGCGCACCCCTGGAGGTCGTGCTGCTGGACAAGGTGGCCTCTGGCTTCCCCGGTGTCgtccagctgctggagtggcTTGAGCTCCCCAACGACATCGTGATGGTGCTGGAGCGCCCAGAGCGGTCTCAGGACCTGCACCATTTCATTCGGGCACGGGGGTTCCTGTCCGAGGAGGAGGCGCGGGGGCTGTtccgccaggtgctggaggccgtgcagcactgcaccagctgcggggtcctgcacagggacatcaAACCAGAGAACATCCTGGTTGACCTGGCCACCGGGCAGGCCCAATTGATCGACTTTGGCTGTGGCACCTacctgcaggacacagcctACACTCACTTTGCAG GAACACGGTCATACAGCCCCCCGGAATGGACCCACGCTGGCTGGTACTATGGCAAGCCAGCCaccatctggtccctgggcatcctgctgCACCAGATGGTCTGCGGGGAGCACCCTTTCAGGAGGGGCCGGAACATCAGCTGGGACCATCAGCTCTCGCTGCCACAACGGCTCTCTCCAG AGTGCCAAGATGTGATCAGGAGGTGTTTATCCATGCTGGACATGGAAAGGCCCTCGTTAGAAGAGCTGTTCTGTGATCCCTGGATGCAGGATATTCACCTGCCCTAG
- the LOC128802316 gene encoding serine/threonine-protein kinase pim-2-like isoform X2, translated as MATPWNLMEQRIHGDTAEPQLQQKQRQQRLQQKKKRLCRVPLALPLPLPLSRTFSRSPFPAVPSSPSLSLPLPGRAMPPTRPRPRAGLPRPRPRPRPHPRPRPRPRPRPRPRPSRRGLAPARLWPCWRWRCWAGISAWGWGGIASLWLRLARARPRPRRGLQSRPRPRLLPGPAEDTGGAAAAAASAAASPARAPPLGSAAAGPEPPLSRCQQRTPGDGRPGALRGRSGAAPGPGPSADSRVPPAGKAQEALQERYRLGSLLGSGGFGSVFAATRLSDGAPVAIKRVPRDRIRHWGELPDGTSAPLEVVLLDKVASGFPGVVQLLEWLELPNDIVMVLERPERSQDLHHFIRARGFLSEEEARGLFRQVLEAVQHCTSCGVLHRDIKPENILVDLATGQAQLIDFGCGTYLQDTAYTHFAECQDVIRRCLSMLDMERPSLEELFCDPWMQDIHLP; from the exons ATGGCGACaccatggaacctcatggaacaGAGGATCCATGGTgacacagcagagccacagttgcagcagaagcagcggcagcagcggctgcagcagaaaaagaagcGACTTTGTCGAGTCCCTCTtgctcttcctctccctctcccgcTGTCCCGCACCTTCTCCCGCTCTCCCtttcccgctgtcccctcctctcccagtctctctctccccctgccGGGCCGAGCCATGCCCCCGacccgcccccggccccgggcggggctgccccgtccccggccccgtccccgtccccatccccgtccccgtccccgtccccgtccccgtccccgtccccggcCGTCCCGCCGCGGTCTCGCCCCCGCCCGGCTCTGGCCGTGCTGGCGCTGGCGCTGCTGGGCGGGCatcagtgcctggggctggggcggcATCGCCTCCCTTTGGCTCCGCCTGGcccgagcccggccccggccccgacGTGGGCTCCagtcccggccccggccccggctcctccCGGGCCCCGCGGAGGACACAggcggcgcggccgctgccgccgcctccgctGCGGCTTCCCCGGCCCGAGCTCCGCCGctcggcagcgcggccgccggccccgagccgccgcTGTCCCGTTGCCAGCAGAGAACGCCTGGGGATGGCCGGCCCGGGGCGCTCAGGGGGCGCTCGGGGGCCGCTCCTGGCCCCGGGCCGAGCGCTGACAGCCGCGTCCCGCCCGCAGGGAAGGCGCAGGAGGCCCTGCAGGAGCGGTACCGGCTGGGTTCGCTGCTGGGCAGCGGCGGCTTCGGCAGCGTCTTCGCGGCCACGCGGCTCTCGGACGGCGCCCCG GTGGCCATCAAAAGGGTGCCGCGGGATCGCATCCGGCACTGGGGCGAGCTG CCCGACGGCACCAGCGCACCCCTGGAGGTCGTGCTGCTGGACAAGGTGGCCTCTGGCTTCCCCGGTGTCgtccagctgctggagtggcTTGAGCTCCCCAACGACATCGTGATGGTGCTGGAGCGCCCAGAGCGGTCTCAGGACCTGCACCATTTCATTCGGGCACGGGGGTTCCTGTCCGAGGAGGAGGCGCGGGGGCTGTtccgccaggtgctggaggccgtgcagcactgcaccagctgcggggtcctgcacagggacatcaAACCAGAGAACATCCTGGTTGACCTGGCCACCGGGCAGGCCCAATTGATCGACTTTGGCTGTGGCACCTacctgcaggacacagcctACACTCACTTTGCAG AGTGCCAAGATGTGATCAGGAGGTGTTTATCCATGCTGGACATGGAAAGGCCCTCGTTAGAAGAGCTGTTCTGTGATCCCTGGATGCAGGATATTCACCTGCCCTAG
- the LOC128802316 gene encoding tyrosine-protein phosphatase non-receptor type 23-like isoform X3: MATPWNLMEQRIHGDTAEPQLQQKQRQQRLQQKKKRLCRVPLALPLPLPLSRTFSRSPFPAVPSSPSLSLPLPGRAMPPTRPRPRAGLPRPRPRPRPHPRPRPRPRPRPRPRPSRRGLAPARLWPCWRWRCWAGISAWGWGGIASLWLRLARARPRPRRGLQSRPRPRLLPGPAEDTGGAAAAAASAAASPARAPPLGSAAAGPEPPLSRCQQRTPGDGRPGALRGRSGAAPGPGPSADSRVPPAGKAQEALQERYRLGSLLGSGGFGSVFAATRLSDGAPVAIKRVPRDRIRHWGELPDGTSAPLEVVLLDKVASGFPGVVQLLEWLELPNDIVMVLERPERSQDLHHFIRARGFLSEEEARGLFRQEHGHTAPRNGPTLAGTMASQPPSGPWASCCTRWSAGSTLSGGAGTSAGTISSRCHNGSLQSAKM; encoded by the exons ATGGCGACaccatggaacctcatggaacaGAGGATCCATGGTgacacagcagagccacagttgcagcagaagcagcggcagcagcggctgcagcagaaaaagaagcGACTTTGTCGAGTCCCTCTtgctcttcctctccctctcccgcTGTCCCGCACCTTCTCCCGCTCTCCCtttcccgctgtcccctcctctcccagtctctctctccccctgccGGGCCGAGCCATGCCCCCGacccgcccccggccccgggcggggctgccccgtccccggccccgtccccgtccccatccccgtccccgtccccgtccccgtccccgtccccgtccccggcCGTCCCGCCGCGGTCTCGCCCCCGCCCGGCTCTGGCCGTGCTGGCGCTGGCGCTGCTGGGCGGGCatcagtgcctggggctggggcggcATCGCCTCCCTTTGGCTCCGCCTGGcccgagcccggccccggccccgacGTGGGCTCCagtcccggccccggccccggctcctccCGGGCCCCGCGGAGGACACAggcggcgcggccgctgccgccgcctccgctGCGGCTTCCCCGGCCCGAGCTCCGCCGctcggcagcgcggccgccggccccgagccgccgcTGTCCCGTTGCCAGCAGAGAACGCCTGGGGATGGCCGGCCCGGGGCGCTCAGGGGGCGCTCGGGGGCCGCTCCTGGCCCCGGGCCGAGCGCTGACAGCCGCGTCCCGCCCGCAGGGAAGGCGCAGGAGGCCCTGCAGGAGCGGTACCGGCTGGGTTCGCTGCTGGGCAGCGGCGGCTTCGGCAGCGTCTTCGCGGCCACGCGGCTCTCGGACGGCGCCCCG GTGGCCATCAAAAGGGTGCCGCGGGATCGCATCCGGCACTGGGGCGAGCTG CCCGACGGCACCAGCGCACCCCTGGAGGTCGTGCTGCTGGACAAGGTGGCCTCTGGCTTCCCCGGTGTCgtccagctgctggagtggcTTGAGCTCCCCAACGACATCGTGATGGTGCTGGAGCGCCCAGAGCGGTCTCAGGACCTGCACCATTTCATTCGGGCACGGGGGTTCCTGTCCGAGGAGGAGGCGCGGGGGCTGTtccgccag GAACACGGTCATACAGCCCCCCGGAATGGACCCACGCTGGCTGGTACTATGGCAAGCCAGCCaccatctggtccctgggcatcctgctgCACCAGATGGTCTGCGGGGAGCACCCTTTCAGGAGGGGCCGGAACATCAGCTGGGACCATCAGCTCTCGCTGCCACAACGGCTCTCTCCAG AGTGCCAAGATGTGA